In Aegilops tauschii subsp. strangulata cultivar AL8/78 chromosome 3, Aet v6.0, whole genome shotgun sequence, one genomic interval encodes:
- the LOC109786175 gene encoding steroid (22S)-hydroxylase-like: protein MASITSELLFFLPFILLAVLSFYTITVAKCHAGWTKKKRPNLPPGTVGWPFIGETFGYGKIYRSSLFGHPTVVSADAGLNQYILQNEGRLFEVSYPPSIGGILGKWSMLVLVGHHHCEMRSIALDFLSSARLRAVLLPEVERHTLLVHRDWLLSSSSAVFSTQHQAKKFTYNLMGKNLMSMEPGEEETERLRLEYVTFMKGVVSAPLKFPGTAYWKALKSRATIVGVIERKMEERLEQMNEDSSTEADDLLGWALKHSNLSKEQILDLLLSLIFAGHETSSVALALAIFFLEGCPKAVKELRQSFRRKRNHIQYMDGEMNQKYHANIHSDPWPCRSSILRLLEAEAERGVQIELGRLQRDGFHTMRYKRNLAARQRGQVSAPEGYDIPSGWKILPVLAAVHLDSSLYEDPNSFSLGGGSFRGVNVVFAVVAGQHIRRGAQQQLHALRRRHEALRQDLVFQIGRWRHCGVVSLLGASFVDQRWKSEAGGGAASSFTELRWRCQVMPDRQVLRFVMPGRQVLRMTDLPKTSSCVGWWYLATWC from the exons ATGGCCTCCATAACCAGCGAGCTCCTTTTCTTCCTGCCCTTCATCCTCCTGGCCGTGCTCAGCTTCTACACCATTACGGTGGCTAAATGCCATGCCGGCTGGACGAAGAAGAAGCGACCGAATCTGCCGCCCGGCACCGTCGGTTGGCCCTTCATCGGCGAGACCTTCGG GTACGGGAAGATATACCGGTCGAGCCTGTTCGGACACCCAACGGTGGTGTCGGCGGACGCAGGGCTGAACCAGTACATCCTGCAGAACGAGGGGCGGCTGTTCGAGGTCAGCTACCCGCCGAGCATCGGCGGCATCCTGGGCAAATGGTCGATGTTGGTGCTCGTCGGGCACCACCACTGCGAGATGCGCTCCATTGCCCTGGACTTCCTCAGCTCCGCCCGCCTCCGTGCCGTGCTCCTCCCGGAGGTTGAGCGCCACACCCTCCTCGTACACCGCGACTGGCTactttcctcctcctccgccgtctTCTCCACCCAGCACCAAGCCAAGAAG TTCACATATAACCTGATGGGGAAGAATCTCATGAGCATGGAGCCCGGCGAGGAGGAGACGGAGCGGCTGAGGCTGGAGTACGTCACGTTCATGAAGGGGGTGGTGTCTGCGCCCCTAAAGTTCCCCGGGACGGCCTACTGGAAGGCCCTCAAg TCGCGAGCCACCATAGTTGGAGTAATCGAGAGGAAAATGGAGGAGAGGCTCGAGCAAATGAACGAGGACTCGAGCACAGAAGCAGATGATCTTCTCGGGTGGGCATTGAAGCACTCTAATCTATCAAAAGAGCAAATATTGGACCTCTTGCTTAGCTTGATCTTTGCTGGGCATGAGACATCGTCAGTGGCACTTGCCctcgccatcttcttcctcgaaGGTTGTCCTAAAGCTGTCAAAGAACTGCGG CAATCTTTCAGAAGAAAAAGAAACCACATTCAGTACATGGATGGTGAAATGAACCAGAAATATCATGCAAATATTCACAGTGATCCATGGCCGTGCAGGAGTAGCATCTTGAGATTGCTAGAAGCAGAAGCTGAGAGGGGAGTGCAAATTGAGCTGGGAAGACTACAAAGAGATGGTTTTCACACAATGC GTTATAAACGAAACCTTGCGGCTAGGCAACGTGGTCAGGTTTCTGCACCGGAAG GGTATGACATTCCGAGCGGATGGAAAATTCTGCCGGTGTTAGCAGCAGTGCATCTCGACTCATCACTGTACGAAGATCCCAACAGCTTCAGCCTTGGAGGTGGAAG CTTCAGAGGAGTTAACGTTGTGTTTGCTGTTGTAGCAGGGCAACACATCCGCCGTGGCGCACAACAGCAACTTCATGCCCTACGGCGGCGGCACGAGGCTCTGCGCCAG gatctggtgttccagatcggacgatggcggcattgcggtgtcgtttctctcttgggagcatcgtttgtggaccagcgctggaagtcagaggcaggaggtggagcggcttcgtctttcacggagcttcggtggagatgtcaagtcatgcctgaccgacaggtgctacgctttgtcatgcctggtcggcaggtgctacgcatgACAGATCTTCCAAAGacttcaagctgtgtcggctgGTGGTACTTGGCAACATGGTGCTAA
- the LOC109786176 gene encoding probable F-box protein At1g44080: MASAGDSGIPGTSSVSGQWSGLHSDLLRMVYSRLVAPLDRARFDAVCTAWRAAPRHVLPWLILDPRGTGAETMVVYCPKEGVVLPHLPLPTKAIAHRQVLRRVDPPLILKKIIFSEQPTSSGCIVAAITDKHELAFCRVGCSEAGWTTQGFLGGDGLMDIAFCNAELYGITRYTKQLVKFDLGLNKYGAFVIVRIHWLCALNNYWENPNEHMSYIVDLLGKLVIVIKNYRWWSRHLHNICGPCVTVLELVCTGLRTSPHDYKWVELNSLGDYALFLGLTCSKAVPVPACGSGDVQRNHIYFSHHRCLRLLTRSNSDGCVYDKQVESVTDGVEGIMSTGYYAMGDVCPPMWILPPISN, from the exons ATGGCGTCCGCCGGCGATAGCGGCATCCCAGGAACCTCGTCGGTGTCAGGGCAGTGGTCAGGCCTGCATAGCGATCTCCTCCGCATGGTCTACTCCAGGCTCGTCGCCCCGCTCGACCGCGCACGCTTCGACGCTGTGTGCACAGCATGGCGTGCCGCGCCACGACATGTTCTCCCGTGGCTCATCCTCGACCCACGCGGCACCGGCGCCGAGACCATGGTCGTGTACTGCCCCAAGGAGGGCGTGGTCCTGCCGCACCTCCCCCTCCCGACCAAGGCCATAGCCCATAGGCAGGTGCTTCGTCG CGTTGATCCTCCGTTGATCTTGAAGAAGATCATCTTCTCTGAGCAGCCGACCTCAAGTGGTTGCATTGTCGCTGCCATCACCGATAAGCACGAGCTCGCTTTCTGCAGAGTTGGGTGCTCGGAGGCCGGCTGGACGACGCAAGGATTTCTTGGGGGTGATGGTCTCATGGATATTGCCTTTTGCAATGCCGAGCTCTACGGCATCACACGATACACCAAGCAGCTCGTCAAGTTTGACCTTGGCTTGAACAAATATGGTGCGTTTGTGATCGTACGCATCCACTGGTTGTGCGCACTAAACAACTATTGGGAGAATCCGAATGAGCACATGAGTTACATTGTTGACCTACTTGGCAAGCTTGTGATAGTGATAAAGAACTATCGGTGGTGGTCGCGCCACTTGCATAACATCTGTGGTCCGTGCGTCACGGTGCTTGAGCTAGTCTGCACCGGCTTACGTACAAGCCCTCACGACTACAAGTGGGTGGAGCTGAATAGCTTAGGAGACTACGCGCTATTCTTGGGGCTAACATGCTCCAAAGCAGTGCCTGTGCCGGCATGCGGGAGTGGCGACGTGCAGAGGAACCATATTTACTTCTCCCACCATCGTTGCTTACGGCTCTTGACGAGATCAAACAGTGATGGCTGTGTATATGACAAGCAAGTCGAAAGTGTCACCGATGGTGTAGAAGGCATCATGTCGACAGGTTACTACGCGATGGGTGACGTTTGTCCTCCCATGTGGATTTTACCTCCGATATCAAACTAG